A genomic segment from Aegilops tauschii subsp. strangulata cultivar AL8/78 chromosome 1, Aet v6.0, whole genome shotgun sequence encodes:
- the LOC141027819 gene encoding uncharacterized protein, whose protein sequence is MAFADEYQGVEAHGNTKLHVIHTNDKKQVAITLAQYERHLSLQRHKIIERRRNPPSANSPSARNTRYTFAGFSIDGDKKRLERVNLEVANFVDIEKEWRVPETTKELDSLGDVSGMLIDDYYNNMKKKKITDDEHKRWATLPLSMRHIEYAAKDAYAAYEIWSRITLTQDGLRRAKLEKEDPPPQEARQEQLGWGDTDW, encoded by the exons ATGGCGTTCGCCGACGAGTACCAGGGCGTGGAGGCCCACGGCAACACCAAGTTGCACGTCATCCACACCAACGACAAGAAGCAGGTGGCGATCACCCTCGCGCAGTACGAGCGCCACCTCAGCCTCCAGCGCCACAAGATCATCGAGCGACGCAGAAACCCGCCCTCTGCCAACTCTCCATCGGCAAGAAACACCCG GTACACCTTTGCAGGCTTCTCCATCGACGGCGACAAAAAAAGGCTAGAGCGCGTCAATCTGGAGGTCGCCAACTTTGTCGACATCGAGAAGGAGTGGAGGGTGCCCGAGACAACCAAGGAGTTGGACTCCCTTGGAGACGTCTCCGGCATGCTCATCGACGACTACTACaacaacatgaagaagaagaagatcacTGACGACGAGCACAAGCGCTGGGCCACCCTGCCTCTGTCCATGAGGCACATCGAGTACGCGGCAAAGGACGCCTACGCAGCGTACGAGATATGGAGCCGCATCACCCTCACCCAGGACGGGCTTCGCCGTGCAAAGCTGGAGAAGGaggacccccccccccaagaAGCGCGCCAGGAGCAGCTGGGATGGGGAGACACTGActggtga